A region of the Exiguobacterium aurantiacum DSM 6208 genome:
AAACTCGGGTACCAAGAAGGGTTCAACGTAACGGTGCGCGAATTGAAGCCGTCTGTCGGCGCAGGTTTTCTTGTCGCTTTGACGGGCAACGTGTTGACGATGCCAGGATTACCGAAGCAACCGGCCGCGCTCAACATGGGAATCGATGAGACGGGTAACGCGATCGGCCTATTTTAATTTTGGAGGGATGAGCTTGAACGTCACAGAATATACGTATACGGACGGTTATCGTACTCACGTGCTGACCGTTCCCGCGACAAATGCGATCGCCGATTGTTTCTTGTTTCACGGAATGCTTGAACATCACGAACGCTACATTGAGTTCGCCCACTTTTTATCAGAAAATGGATTTAATGTATATGTTTGTGATTTGCGCGGCGCGGGTTCACTCGCCCGGAAACAGGAGACATACGCTCATTTACTTCCAAAAGAAGGGTTTAATCAAATGGTCGACGATGCGGTTACGCTCATCGAGCACCACGCGAGGGCGTTGCCGACGTTTGTCCTCGGTCATAGTTTCGGATCACTGCTCTCACGGCGTCTCGGCCAAGTCATGGGGCACCGGTTAGCTGGGGTCGTCACCATCTCCCCGCCCCCGGGGTCAGGGATCATCGGTCGATTCGGTCTCCTCGCCATCGATGCTGCCATCCGGCGAAAAGGAAGCGATTATCCGTCACGTTTCTTCGAACGCCTGTTGTTCGGTCGTTACAATTTAAAGTTTTTACCCGCTAAAACGGAGAGCGATTGGATTTCAAGTGACCCAGAAGAAGTCGCCGCTTATCGAAACGATGAGAACTGTGGCGGGTTACCGACCCTCGGTTATCTTCATGAAGTAGCAAGCGCGTCCCTCGACGTCACGTCTCTCCCTCGTATTCACGAACATCCAAAGTCGCTCCCGCTCCTCTTCGTCGTCGGGGCGGACGATCCGGTCGTACATGACGGAGAAGGACTGAAAGGAATGGTTCGTAACTATCAGGCGGCCGACATTGAAGTGACCGTCTTGTCTTATGACGGAGCGCGTCACGAAGTGTTAAGGGAAATCAATCGGACCGAGGTGTGGAACGATATCACATCATGGCTCCTGCAAACGACTTCTATCGCACTTGAAAAAACCTCCTACTAATTGGAGGTTTTTTCTTTTTGTAAAATTCATACAACCCTATTCTAAATCATTTACCTTTTTTGAAATTTTTCATCTTCTTTCCATTTTTTCTGTACGCTATACTTAGACCGCATACTAAAAAAAACACCAATTATGTATAGATTCACATGGATCGAAAGGGGTAAGACATTGAAACCAACGATGACAAGACTCAGCGTGGCCGTTCTCGTTTCGAGTACTGTGCTCAGCACAATCGTCCCGACTCAGTCATACGCAGCAACATACGAAGGAACCGTAAACACCTCGATCTTAAACGTCCGTTCGGCAACATCGACATCTTCATCGATTGTCGGCAAATTGACGCAAGGGGCGACCGTCCACGTCTACTCAACGAGTAACAACTGGGCCGAAATTAATTTCCAAGGCCAAAAACGGTACGTGTCGTCTTCCTACTTGACGCTCAAGCCGACCGTTGCGAAAACGAGTACGACCCAGGCGTATACAGCGAACGAGAACGTCAACATGCGCTCGGCCATGACAACGACGGCATCGGTTGTGACAACGATCCCGAAAGGCGCGACCGTCACGTATCTCTCGACACACGGAGCAACAGGCTCGTGGTTCAAAGTGACATACGGCGGGAAAACAGGCTATGTGGCGCAACGTTACTTCACGCTCTCAGGAGGTGGAACGGTGTCTCCTCAATCAAACGCTACGCATACGACCGTCAACAACACAACGATGCATAGTTCGATGATTTCAACGGCCCCTGTGCTCGTCACCATTCCAAAAGGTGCAAGCGTGACACTCGTCTCGACGCATGGCGCGACAGGCTCTTGGGCAAAAGTGACGTATGCCGGACAAACCGGCTATGTGGCCATGCGTAATCTCCAAGCCATCGTCACGTCAGCACCAACGACGCTATACGTCAAGACAGCGACGAGCATCTTTAATTCGATGTCGACGTCAGGTCAAGCGCTGGGCACATTAGCGGTCGGATCGAGTGTGCGACTCGTCTCGACGCACGGGGCGACTGGCTCTTGGGCAAAAGTGACGGCCGGCTCGTTGACAGGCTACGTGCCGATGCGCAACTTGTCGGAAACAGAAGTCGCTGCACCGGTGACACCTTACTACGCGCAACGGGCCGCGACGATGTATTCGTCTATGTCAACATCGCGGACCGTTGTTCAATCGATTCCAGTAGGCGCGAAAGTCGATCACCTTTCCACTCACGGGGCGACTGGCTCTTGGTATATGATTCGCTACGCCAATAAAACAGGATATGTCGCGGCACGTGATTTTTCACTGACTGCTCCGTCGACCTCGACAGAACAATACGGACCCGAGCGTGAAGTCCAAGTCGTCTCCAACAACACGCCGTTGAACGTACGCCCTACTCCAGCGACCGGAAATGCCGCCATCGGCACTCTTGCGCATGGTACAGTCGTCAAAGTAAAGCCTGTTCTGAACACGGATTGGGGACTCTTGACGAGCGGTAACTTCGTTGGAGGATATATTCATTTAGGCTACACGGCCCCTGTCTCAACGACGCCACCGGCTACAGGCATCCAGCGTGTCGTGTCCTATACAAACTATTCAATTACCGCTCGTGCCATGGCCGAACGTCAAGTTGCCCAATTCGGACAGACTGATGCCCATCGCAATACGCCGGCATATTTGCCACGGGCCTGGGTAAGTGTGAATGGGAACACCGGGACCATTGTCAATAATCAGCTTCGCGTCATTTCTGGGGTAGGGACGGCACTTAAGATGTCGGCTTCTTCTACCGCAGTCACACTCGCAACGATACCTAACGGGACGAACATCGAGTATGTGGACCGACAAGTTGTCGGGACCGCTGTTTGGTATCGGGTCAAATATGGCTCTATGACTGGTTTTGTCACACCGAGCTCGGTTGTGGGCGCCGCGAATATCCTTAGTCAACCGAGTTTGACATCGCACGCATATGGTCAAATCAATCCTGGGGAGACTGTCACCATCACTGGCCAGACAGGTACTTACTATACGGTTTCATATCGCCGCCCTGCAGGTCATAATATCCGGATATTTGATAATGTGTGGCGTCGAGCTTCTGTGACGGATCTTGAACCGTTTGTAAACCCGAATAATTTTGATCAAAATTCTCAGGCGTTCTATCAGTTCCTTGATTTATCGAAGAGTGCTGGAACGACTGCGTCTACGTTGAATAAAGTACTTGTGAATACCGGCACCCTAACGAATCAAGGGCAAGCATTCATTAATGCTGCAAACCAATACAGTATTAACGAAATTTATTTACTCTCTCACGCTGTTCACGAAACCGGCCACGGAAAGTCTGTTCTTGCCCAAGGGGTTCCTGTCGATAAAGACGGAAATGCACTCATCAACTCGAGCGGTACTCGGATTCATCCAGACCGCGAGGTGGCGGCAACTGTTTACAACATGTACGGCATTCAAGCGGTAGATAGCAGCCCGCTCGCGACCGGGGCCAAGTTTGCCTTTGAACAAAAGTGGTTCAGCCCTGAAGCTGCCATTGTCGGAGGCGCCTATTGGATTGGTGCGAGCTATATCAACCATCCGACACACAAACAAAACACGCTCTACAAGATGCGTTTCAACCCAGCTAATCCGGGCGTACATCAATACGCGACCGACATCGGCTGGGCAACGAAACAAACGACACGGATTTATCAGACGTACCAAACACTTGACTCTTATACGCTTCACTTCGACGTACCTAAGTTCCAATAACGAACAAGAGACACGAGCCATCCTGAACTGCTCCCTGTCAAGTAGACAGGGCAAATAATGAAAACCAGCCTAGGCGGCTTGAGTCCTGTATTCGACAGGGCTCAAGCCGTTTAGTCGTTTCTGGAAACGATCATGGTTGTAGAACGATATGTAGGCCTCGATGGCTGATGTGAGTTCGCTGTAGGCCTGGAACTCACGCAAATAGTACATCTCGACTTTCAGGGTACCCCAAAAACCCTCAATCGGGGCGTTGTCGAGACAACGTCCGACCCGGGACATGCTGTGGGTCAGCCCCGCGTCTTCCACCATGCGTTTGAACCCTCTCGAGGTATATTGGAACCCTCGGTCGCTATGGATCATCGGACTCGCTCCTGAACGGAGCCCCGCGATGGCTGGGATCATCGTCTGGAAGACGAGCGCGTTGTTGTTGGATTTCCCGATGCGATAGGCGACGATCGAGCCGTCATAGAGGTCGATGATCGCGCTCAGATACGCCTTCTTCCCGGCGCCATATTTGAACTCGGTGACGTCGGTGCACCACTTCTCGTCCGGTCGGGACGCGCTGAATTCCCGGTTCATCAGGTTCTCGGCCACATGTTGCGGTGACGATTTCTTATGCCGCTTTCGTTTCTGGCGGATGACCGAACGGATCTCATGGATGCGCATGAGACGATAGATCCGCTTCTCATTGTATGCCGGCAGGCCATGTTGACGTCGTCTGCGGTTGATTGTCATGGTGAGCCGTCGATAGCCGTAGGTCCCGTTCACCTGGTCATAGAGGAGACGGATGTCCTCCAGTAAGCCCAAGTTCTCCTCCTCGCGTACCGAGACGGTACGCTTCAACCATTTGTAGTAGGCGGCCCGTGAGACCTGCGCGATTTCACACAGGAGCACGACCGGGAACGTGTCGGTCGTCGACATTTCCTCGATCGCCATGTAACGTAATTGTAGCCGGATTTGGCTGATCAACCTCTCCTCTCGATCTCCTCTAACTTTTTTAGGAACAGGTTCTCGGCCCGCAGGCGCTCGTTCTCCCGCTCGATCTGTTGGATGCGACGTTCGAGCTTCTCTTCGTTGGTCAGTTCCTCTTCTTGCTTCGTCCGTCCGCGCCGGTCCTCGAGCCCGTGCACGCCGTCGGCGTCATATTTTTTCGTCCAGCCGTAGACCTGGTGGTACGACACGGCGAATATCTCGGCCGTCTGTTGATAGTTCCGTCCATTGTCCAGGCAATACCTGACGATCTCCATGCGTTCCTCGAATGTGGTCTTTCTCCCTTTTGTCATAGCTCGATCCATCCCTTTTCTCGAATCTGTTAACTCGCTATGACTAGTATACTTCTTGATCCACCGATATAGAACCGAACGACTACTGATTTGATGTCTGGAGAGGACTTCCACCATGGTGACCCCATCGAGATAGTCACGTACGGCCGCTATTTTCTGTTCCTTTGTGTACAGTTTCCATGTCCTCGACTCCTTCAAGGCGTCGATTCCGCCGGTCTCGAATTTCACTTTCCACACCCGGAGGGTATGCTCAGAGACGTCATGGGCCTCCTCGATTTCCTTCCACGTATATGTTTCTTCTTCCATCATCCGTAGTGCACTCAGTTTTTGTTCGATTGAATGCCGACTTCTCGCCATAAAAAACACTCCCCAATCAGATAAACAGATTTGTTATTTCATCTGTCTACCTATTGGGGAGCATATCATCCGGCTACGTGTCTCTTTTCATGCCCATTCGATCGAATCGACGATTGCTTCAACTTCTAGTTTTTCGTCGGTCATTTTGTCCGCAACGTACGTCAAGAACAACAGACGTTTCCCGTCGGTCAATGACCAGACGTCCAAATGCATGCCGTCTTCCAGCCCGCTCGCATAAGCGGTCGTCATCCCAGCTGACTGATCGGTCACACTCGGTGCGACTTTGACTTCAATTGGGAATTCACCTAAAAACGTGTTCAACTCTTGTAATGCCGCATCCTCGGGCGCCTGCTCCGTCTCTGCTTCGTAGATGGACATTTGCAGCGTCCCTTGGGCGTCAGGTTCTACCGAGTAAAAGCTGACGTGATCTTCTTCCTCGTTGTATTCAAAGTGTTCTGGATACGTCAAACGGATCCATCCATCGATTTCATATTCTTTCATGCCGTCTGCTCCTTCGTCTTCTTAAAAGCTAAGCCGGTCACCATTCTTGTTTGGAGCGCATATTTCAATCGCTCGGTCACATAGAGGCGCTGGCTGTTCATATCTTGGGCGATCATATGCCCGAATAAATTCATACGCACCGTTTGATTCGATAGAAAGTAAAGTCGGTCTGTACTGAGCGGTCGATACTCTCCTGAGTCTTCTATCTGTTCGATTTCGAACCGTCGCAACACGTTAAGCGCGGAGTATTCGTCCGTTTTACCGGTCGTCGTATGCAGTTCGACCCGGACGAGCTGAATGTCGTAAGGACAGAGGTTCATCAAGATGGGGGCGATGCGAGCATGGATCAACAATACCCCCATGTCCGTCTCGATCAAATCAGGCAGCACCCCGGCGTCTTGCGAGATGCTCAAAACGACGTACGGGCGTTCAGTCGGTGCGAGCAATTCCCCTTTAAAGAAGCGGAATCGTTGTATGCCGGTCAATACGCGGGCCTTCCAGGCGATGCCTCGGGCTTCCGCTTCAATCCGATACAGCCTTTCTCCACTCACGACTACTCCCCCTTCAATTGTTTGAGCGTCTCGACAAATCGACCCCACTCTTCATCGTCACAGACGACCTTACTTTCAATTCCCCATTCTTCCTCGATCTTCAAACGTACCTCGTTCGACTCGACATGCCGTTGCAATGATAAATCACCTAGACGCACTTGGGCAAGGTCGATGCTGAACTCATTTGCAGGCCGACCAACCCATTTGAGGCGATCGGTACGTAAGATGACCGTCCACTCCTTGTCATGCCGGAACGAAAACGTCCATTGCCGCAAAGTGACCGTCTGCTCGACTTCTTTCGCTTGTTTCATCATCCGAAACCCTTCGCTCATCATCTGCAAATACGATTTTCGTTCGCTCACGCCCATCCACTCCCCTCTTCTATTATCTTAGCAAGATAACCTATTCCGTAACAACCAATGTTTTTGCAAAAAAGGGTTTGCAAATATAAATTCCTATGCTATTATATTTATCGTAACGTTAAACGTTTCGCGGGTGTAGTTTAATGGTAAAACCTCAGCCTTCCAAGCTGATGACGAGAGTTCGATTCTCTTCACCCGCTCCATTTTAATATTTATGATGCGGGTGTAGTTTAATGGTAAAACCTCAGCCTTCCAAGCTGATGACGAGAGTTCGATTCTCTTCACCCGCTCCAATCTCAACATATACGCGAGAGTTTTCTCGCACACATAATCGCATGATGCACATCATGCCAAAAGCAGAAAGTCTTTTGACTTTCTGCTTTTTTGTTTTCCACCATAACGCATATGCGATGCAAATTCGGGAAAAGACAGATAGACAATGAGGAGGGATGATCCGTGATCCAAGTTCGCCTACAACCATTTACCGTTTATGAAAGTGCCCTCATGCGCACGACATCGACATTGATTTTTACCGAAGAGAGCCTTATTCTGGTCGACCCGAACTGGTTGCCAGAAGAAGTAGCGATGATTCGACGCGACATCGAGCTAGCCCGGGACGGCAAGAAGTTATATGTCATCTACACCCATCATCACTACGACCATATCATCGGTGCCTATGCGTTTCCTGACGCGACCGTGATCGCCTCAAAAGCGTTCGTCGAGGCAAACTCGAATGACCAATTGCGGGAGATTCAGTCATTTTACGAACAGAACTACATCAAGCGACCGATTCATAAGCCAGCTGTCGACTTGATCATCGCGGAAGACGGCACACTCGAACTCGGCTCTACCCCGATCACGTTCTATTTGACGCCCGGCCATGAGGCGACCCATATGTCTCTCGTCGTCGAACCACTTAAGCTGCTATTGTGCGGCGATTACGGTTCGAATGTCGAGCCTCCTTTTATTGAGCATGATGCGGAAGAATATATCGAATCCCTTCAAAAATTGCAGACTGCCGTTTATGAACATGAAATCCGCTGGCTCGTTCCGGGTCACGGTGACGTCTGCGACGATCGCAGTAAAATGATTGAACGGCTAAGTGCCGCTGAAGAGTATATTCTCGCCTTGCCGGAGGAGCGCGTTTGGTCCAAGCTATGGCCGGAACACGCGTTCTTTGACCGAGTTCATGAGCGCAATCGAGAACATGTCGAACAAAAAATGCGGGAACGCGAAGCGCGCCGCCAAGATTATTGATAAAAAAATCGCAACGTCTCCCCAAGACGTTGCGATCCCCCCTATGTAAAACTATTTCTTTGTGACGCGTTCTGAACGGACCGTGAACATACGGTCAATCCCAAAAATCGTCACGCCTGTCAGCGCGAGCAATCCTATCATGGCTGTTGAAAACATTGACCATACCCCCATTGTTCACAAATTCGTCATAATCACCCCGTGTTTTTATTATAGTAGAAACCGTTCTGAAAAGAAAGCGTTTTCTTCAAACTTTTTTCACATTTTCAGCCTGCTCACGCTTCTCTTCTTTCTGTATAGCCCTCGTTAAATATGTGTAGGTTTTGTGGAATGTGGGAATACACTCTATAAGAATAAAAGAGACAGAAAGCTGTTCGTTGAGGAGGAAGAGGTATGATCAAGTATGGCACGTTGGTGCGGGTCGAAGGGAAATATGCCGTGCTACGTTGGAACAACGGCTCAAGTTTTATCCCGAGACGATTCTTGCCATCAGAAGCACGTGTTGGCGATACGATCATTCGAGATAATCATCACTATTACCTCGAAGAAGACATGACACCGAATTTCGATGCGCTGATTAAACAACATTATAAAAAATAAGCAAAGACAGACCGGTCCATTTCCAGTCTGTCTTTGTGCGTTCAGTCCGTCTTGTCATGTAGCCAATCAAAATCCACCGGCCCGATCTGTTTAGCTGTAATCCGTCCGTCCGTCCCGATCACGTACGTCGTCGGCAACGCAACGACCCGGTAGGTTTTCTCGACCACTCCTGCCTCATCTAACAGTACAGGGAAGCTGACCGGCACTTCAGTCAAGAACGCTTCGACGTCCGCTTTTCCCCGGCGTTCATTTTTTGTGACGTTCACGCCGAGTACAGGGATCCCGGTCTCCTCACCGAATTCAATCAATTCAGGCAGTTCCTCGCGGCACGGCGGGCACCACGTCGCCCAAAAGTTCAGCACGACTTGTTCTCCCGCATAATCGGACAAGGCGACGGTCTCGCCTTCGATCGTCTCCAATTCGAACGCCGGTGCTTGTTGGCCAACTTCGAGACCACCGAGCACGGAAGCATCTCCAGCGATGCTGACCGGTTCTGCTCCTTGGCTTATCCTATATTCATCATAGCCTTTGTAAGCTAATCCAGCGACGAGCGCCAGTATGATCAATCCAACGAATAGTTTATGAACTCTCATCATTTACCCCTTGTCGTTTGTACGATACATTTCTAAACTTAACTTATCATATTCGTTCAAAGGAGAGTAATATATGATACATCTTCATAATGAAAACGTGAACGTGACATTAAAAGCACAAGGAGCGGAACTGACAAGTTGGAAAGTCGGCGGGACCGAGTTGCTCTGGCAAGGAGACCCGACGTATTGGGGGCGCCAAGCACCGATTTTGTTTCCTTTCGTCGGCCGACTTTTAGACGACCGTTATCTTTATGACGGGACGACGTATACGATGAGTCAGCACGGATTCGCACGCGATGAGCTGTTCGAGGTTATCGACTCCTCCGACACACATGCCCGGTTCAAACTTCAGGCCACGACCGAGACACGCACCCATTATCCGTTCCAATTTGAACTGTATGTGGATTACCGATTGATCGGAGAAGAATTGAGCGTGACCTATGAAGTCCGTAATGAAAGTGACGTGCTCCTTCCATTCAGCATCGGGGGGCATCCCGCCTTCAACATCCCGTTCGCGGGCGGTTCGTTTGAGGACTACACGATTGATTTTGGCGACACACGCCCGCTCGACCGGCTCCTGCTCGAAGGGCCGTATTTGACGGGAGCGTATCATCCGCTTGGAGAACGTCGCTATATCCCCCTCACCCACTCGCTCTTTGATCAAGATGCGCTCATCTTCGAGAATGTCGAGTATGCCGCACTGCGACATGAGCCGACAGGTCGCGCCATCGTCATGGAGTGTCCGTCGTTCACGCACTTCGGGATTTGGTCACCACCGAAATCAGACGCGCCGTTCGTCTGTCTTGAACCGTGGTTCGGTCATGCCGATTACACCGGCCATCGTAAAGATATTCGCCAGAAAGAAGATATGCAGTTGCTTTCACCGAATGAGACGTTCGAAGCAACGTATACGCTCTATCTCGAAACGTAAAAAAAGGCTGACCTTCTTGCGGTCAGTCCTTTCACATTAAAAGCGACTTTCTTGTTCCGCCTCATATTCTGAAGGCGGTTTTTTCATGACGATGGCCAAGACGATATAAATGAGGATACCCGGTCCCCCGAACAAAGCGAGGGCAACGAAAATAATGCGCATGAGCGTCACATCGACCCCGAGATACTTCCCGAGACCGGAACAGACGCCGGCAATCATTTGATCAGACGGATCTTTATACAACTTTCGTTCCATCAAGGCTAATTCCTCCCTTTATCGTTGTGGTCGCCGGAGTGTCGTCCGACCGGCTGTCGCGGCTTCGCCACGGCTATCAAAGTCGAGCGCTTCATTGATTGGTGTGCTGCCGGACATAATCTCAATCCGCCGGCCATACAAACCGCGATTGTCTAGTGCGGCAGCGATGACCGTTGCGACGTCCGTCTCCGAGATTGTCGCGTCTCTCGCATCGCTTAAATCTTCTGACGCTTCAATCGAACCTTTCCCCGCCCCTTCGACAATGGTCACTGGGCAAATGATTGTATAGTTTAAACCGCTATGTTCGATGTACTCATCGGCTGCGTTGTTTGCTGACAAAAAGTTGAACAATTCTTTCGGAGCGGCGTTCGGTTGATCAGCCCCGTAGGCACTCAGTAGGACGACGTGGCGCACGCGTTCTTTTTTCGCGGCGTCAATCGCCTTCATCGCGACATTTCGGTCAAGTAGCTCGATTTCCTTGCTCGCCCCTTCAGCACCGGCCGTCGCGGCAACGATGACCGCATCTTGTCCGGCCGTCGCTTCATGGATTTTTTTCTCCAACTCTTTCTCGACGTCAACCGTCAACACACGTGCACCCATCTTCTCATACTCTGCCTGCAATTCAGGATAACGAATTAAAGCGGTCACTTGGTGAGTTTTCGCCAAACTTTTCAAGACGCGTTTGCCAATCTTTCCGGTTGCTCCAATGACTAAGACTTTCATTCAAATTTCCCTCCTCAAAAGAGTAGTTCATTTGATTAAAATTCCTCTTTCCGAACGGAATCAAACCCGTTTCCGGAAATTATCTCACCGTTCCCCACATCGTCAAATCAAGGGCGTCACGAATCGCTTGAACACTCGTTTCAGTCGGTTGATAGTAGTAGACGTTGTTGATATATGCATCTTGGCCTTCGACTTGCATTTTATTGACGTCCGGCTTTAGCAACATCGTCAAGCCGACTGACGCCATCTGAAGCGGGTTCATCTCAAGCCCCATTTCATTTTTCATGAAACGATACGTAGCCGGGATTTTCGTCCAGCCCGAAGGACTCGCCAATTTATCCGCGACCGCTGTCATGACTTCCGTCTGGCGGCTCGAACGGGCCCCATCCGTATCAGACTTTCGGTGTCTTGCGTAGGCGAGGGCCATATCACCGTCCATCGAGTACGAAACGCCTTCGGTGTATTCATACGTTTGATTGAACCCTTTCTCGCTGAAAGAATGTGTCGCCGTCACGTTGACGCCGCCGACCGTGTCAATCAATTCCATGAACGTCTCGAACGTGATCACGACCTGGCCGTCGACCGATGCCTCGGTCAAACCTTCGACTGCCCCGACTGTACAAGACGCGCCTCCATACGCGAACGCATGGGTAATCTTATCCCCTTCGCGATCCGGCTCACATGGGATGGCCGTATACGTGTCCCGAGGAATCGATACGTTTTGGACCGTCCGTGAGCGGGGAACAAACTCGATCAATTGCAACGAGTCCGTTCGAGAACCGGACACCGATTCACCGACCCTGGCGTCACTACCCATGACCAAGAACGTAAACGGATTCGATGCCAAATAACCGACGACAATAAAGAATAGTAAGAGAAGTAAGAGGAACTTCCCTTTCCAACCACGCCGCTTCCGTTTTTCTTTCACTGGTTTTTCGCGCGGTGGTGCTGCTTCCCGCCTCGATTCCCGGTTTTTTGATTCTTTAGCGCGTGGTTCAGAGTGACCGTCCTCGCGCTTACGCCGCCGCTTCTTGCCGAGAGGCAGCGTCCACTTCGGCTTCGGGGCACGAACGGACTGTTTGTGTCTATCGGTTTGCTTCTGCCGATCTGTCGACTTTGACCGCTGTTCCGAATTCGATTGGTTTAAAAACGG
Encoded here:
- a CDS encoding MBL fold metallo-hydrolase, with the translated sequence MIQVRLQPFTVYESALMRTTSTLIFTEESLILVDPNWLPEEVAMIRRDIELARDGKKLYVIYTHHHYDHIIGAYAFPDATVIASKAFVEANSNDQLREIQSFYEQNYIKRPIHKPAVDLIIAEDGTLELGSTPITFYLTPGHEATHMSLVVEPLKLLLCGDYGSNVEPPFIEHDAEEYIESLQKLQTAVYEHEIRWLVPGHGDVCDDRSKMIERLSAAEEYILALPEERVWSKLWPEHAFFDRVHERNREHVEQKMREREARRQDY
- a CDS encoding NAD(P)-binding oxidoreductase, producing the protein MKVLVIGATGKIGKRVLKSLAKTHQVTALIRYPELQAEYEKMGARVLTVDVEKELEKKIHEATAGQDAVIVAATAGAEGASKEIELLDRNVAMKAIDAAKKERVRHVVLLSAYGADQPNAAPKELFNFLSANNAADEYIEHSGLNYTIICPVTIVEGAGKGSIEASEDLSDARDATISETDVATVIAAALDNRGLYGRRIEIMSGSTPINEALDFDSRGEAATAGRTTLRRPQR
- a CDS encoding TlpA family protein disulfide reductase; this translates as MRVHKLFVGLIILALVAGLAYKGYDEYRISQGAEPVSIAGDASVLGGLEVGQQAPAFELETIEGETVALSDYAGEQVVLNFWATWCPPCREELPELIEFGEETGIPVLGVNVTKNERRGKADVEAFLTEVPVSFPVLLDEAGVVEKTYRVVALPTTYVIGTDGRITAKQIGPVDFDWLHDKTD
- a CDS encoding aldose 1-epimerase family protein; amino-acid sequence: MIHLHNENVNVTLKAQGAELTSWKVGGTELLWQGDPTYWGRQAPILFPFVGRLLDDRYLYDGTTYTMSQHGFARDELFEVIDSSDTHARFKLQATTETRTHYPFQFELYVDYRLIGEELSVTYEVRNESDVLLPFSIGGHPAFNIPFAGGSFEDYTIDFGDTRPLDRLLLEGPYLTGAYHPLGERRYIPLTHSLFDQDALIFENVEYAALRHEPTGRAIVMECPSFTHFGIWSPPKSDAPFVCLEPWFGHADYTGHRKDIRQKEDMQLLSPNETFEATYTLYLET
- a CDS encoding DUF3006 domain-containing protein is translated as MIKYGTLVRVEGKYAVLRWNNGSSFIPRRFLPSEARVGDTIIRDNHHYYLEEDMTPNFDALIKQHYKK
- a CDS encoding PspC domain-containing protein — protein: MERKLYKDPSDQMIAGVCSGLGKYLGVDVTLMRIIFVALALFGGPGILIYIVLAIVMKKPPSEYEAEQESRF
- a CDS encoding alpha/beta fold hydrolase; amino-acid sequence: MNVTEYTYTDGYRTHVLTVPATNAIADCFLFHGMLEHHERYIEFAHFLSENGFNVYVCDLRGAGSLARKQETYAHLLPKEGFNQMVDDAVTLIEHHARALPTFVLGHSFGSLLSRRLGQVMGHRLAGVVTISPPPGSGIIGRFGLLAIDAAIRRKGSDYPSRFFERLLFGRYNLKFLPAKTESDWISSDPEEVAAYRNDENCGGLPTLGYLHEVASASLDVTSLPRIHEHPKSLPLLFVVGADDPVVHDGEGLKGMVRNYQAADIEVTVLSYDGARHEVLREINRTEVWNDITSWLLQTTSIALEKTSY
- a CDS encoding IS3 family transposase (programmed frameshift), which produces MARSRHSIEQKLSALRMMEEETYTWKEIEEAHDVSEHTLRVWKVKFETGGIDALKESRTWKLYTKEQKIAAVRDYLDGVTMVEVLSRHQISSRSVLYRWIKKYTSHSELTDSRKGMDRAMTKGRKTTFEERMEIVRYCLDNGRNYQQTAEIFAVSYHQVYGWTKKYDADGVHGLEDRRGRTKQEEELTNEEKLERRIQQIERENERLRAENLFPKKVRGDREERLISQIRLQLRYMAIEEMSTTDTFPVVLLCEIAQVSRAAYYKWLKRTVSVREEENLGLLEDIRLLYDQVNGTYGYRRLTMTINRRRRQHGLPAYNEKRIYRLMRIHEIRSVIRQKRKRHKKSSPQHVAENLMNREFSASRPDEKWCTDVTEFKYGAGKKAYLSAIIDLYDGSIVAYRIGKSNNNALVFQTMIPAIAGLRSGASPMIHSDRGFQYTSRGFKRMVEDAGLTHSMSRVGRCLDNAPIEGFWGTLKVEMYYLREFQAYSELTSAIEAYISFYNHDRFQKRLNGLSPVEYRTQAA
- a CDS encoding SH3 domain-containing protein, producing the protein MKPTMTRLSVAVLVSSTVLSTIVPTQSYAATYEGTVNTSILNVRSATSTSSSIVGKLTQGATVHVYSTSNNWAEINFQGQKRYVSSSYLTLKPTVAKTSTTQAYTANENVNMRSAMTTTASVVTTIPKGATVTYLSTHGATGSWFKVTYGGKTGYVAQRYFTLSGGGTVSPQSNATHTTVNNTTMHSSMISTAPVLVTIPKGASVTLVSTHGATGSWAKVTYAGQTGYVAMRNLQAIVTSAPTTLYVKTATSIFNSMSTSGQALGTLAVGSSVRLVSTHGATGSWAKVTAGSLTGYVPMRNLSETEVAAPVTPYYAQRAATMYSSMSTSRTVVQSIPVGAKVDHLSTHGATGSWYMIRYANKTGYVAARDFSLTAPSTSTEQYGPEREVQVVSNNTPLNVRPTPATGNAAIGTLAHGTVVKVKPVLNTDWGLLTSGNFVGGYIHLGYTAPVSTTPPATGIQRVVSYTNYSITARAMAERQVAQFGQTDAHRNTPAYLPRAWVSVNGNTGTIVNNQLRVISGVGTALKMSASSTAVTLATIPNGTNIEYVDRQVVGTAVWYRVKYGSMTGFVTPSSVVGAANILSQPSLTSHAYGQINPGETVTITGQTGTYYTVSYRRPAGHNIRIFDNVWRRASVTDLEPFVNPNNFDQNSQAFYQFLDLSKSAGTTASTLNKVLVNTGTLTNQGQAFINAANQYSINEIYLLSHAVHETGHGKSVLAQGVPVDKDGNALINSSGTRIHPDREVAATVYNMYGIQAVDSSPLATGAKFAFEQKWFSPEAAIVGGAYWIGASYINHPTHKQNTLYKMRFNPANPGVHQYATDIGWATKQTTRIYQTYQTLDSYTLHFDVPKFQ